From the Ensifer adhaerens genome, the window ATAATCCGAGTAAAGTATAAACATGAGTTTTCTATTCATATTTTTGATGTGACTACATCGCCGCTGCGACACGCGTGAGCGTGCCTGCCCCTCAATTGACGGACATGGGAACGCTGAAGCTCCAGCTGCTTCTGCCGGAACCTGCCGGTATGGCAGCGAAGGGCGCTGCGCTGCGGACGGAATCGACAGCCGCCTTGTCGAGGCGGTCCGAGCCGGAACTGCGAACGAGATTCACGCTTGCCAAGCTACCGTTCGCCGAGACCACGAATGCGACCGTAACGGTATCCCCTTCACCGCGGCGAATACTACGCGACTTCCGGAGAAAAACGCGCTGAACCTTCGCGCGGACCTTGCCCTTGTAGTTCTCCTCGCCTGCGCTCCCGATGACGGATGCCGCCCGTCCCTCACCGGTGGCGGTCGCAGTGTTGCCGTTGATATCTCCGTCCGCCTGGCCCTTGACCTGAGTCTGCTGTTGCTCGCCCTTGTCGCCGGCTTTCTTGCGGGTAACCTTCTTTTTCTTGACCGGCTCCTTTTTCTCAACTTTTTCCTTCTTAGGCTCCTCGACCTCGGGCTTTTCTTCCGGCACGACGGTTTCAGCAGGCGCAGCGCTTGCCGTCACCACGGCTTCGGCCACTTGCAAGGTCGGCATTTCCTCGGCTGGCAGGATCACGTCCGCCTCGGTGGCAATCAAATTGCTTGGCTGTTCCGCAACGATTTCAGGGGTGGTCGAGGTCGTGTCCTCTACAGGCGTGATCTCCTCCGGCTCGACTTCATCTGGAACGTCCTCGGTTGGCTCGACGATTTCCGAGGGATCGCCTGCCTGCAAGGTCTCGGAGAAGGCATCCCCGAGAATGGCAACCTCGGTCGTCACTCCTCCAACCGTGAGTGCCGGCTCATCCTCGAGCGGGGAGGACCCGAACAATGTCGCAAGAACCACGCCATGCGTTGCGAGCGAAATGACGGCGGCCCCGGTCCAGATGACGATACGCTTCATTACAGCCTAACCTTCGCCGCACCGGCGGCGCCAACTCCACGCTCCGAACGAGCGGTCCCACTCAACCCTTGAGTTCCACCGCCGATTTCGAGCCGGTCTTGATCCCGCTCATGCAGGCGCCCGGCTGCACGCCGTCGCCCACACAGGCCGGCGCATCGTTGATCAGCAGGCTCTTCACCGCATCGCAATTGGTACCAGGGAGATCGAACTGGCGAACCTTGGTCTTGCCGGCGGGCAGATCGCGAAAGTCGAGCACGGCCATGCGCTCGACCAGACCCTTCTGGTCGAAGATCACGAACTCGAAGGAAACCTTGCTCAGCGACTGCGCAAAGGCGTTGCCGGCGACGAAGGTGAGCTTGCAGCCCTTCTGCGACGGCGCGACCTCGTTCAACTCGATTGTCAACCCGGCGGCGGGAGCAGCCTCCTGCGCGTTGGCACTGCCCGCAGCGATGAGGGCCGCAAGAGCAACGGAAACAATCGGAAGGCTGAAAAACTTCATATCGACATAACCCCCAAGGTTGCGGCGAACCACCGAACGAGCCCCGCACGCCCTTGTCCACAAGCCGGCAATAACTAACTTGAGTGTATAAGTCCGGTATTGCGTCCATAAATAAATATGAGTAATGAAGTCAAGATAGTAAACGAATTGCACGGCAGGAAATGCTGGAAAAACAGCGCTACCTGCCCTCTCGAAACGGCCAAACGCAGTGACCAACGACAGTGACCTTGCACGCCCATCCGAGCCGCCGATCAAGGCCGGGCGCGCGCAGCGGATTATCGAAAGTCGCGAACTTTTCGGCAGCGAAAACGAGATCCTCATTTCCCACGACGGCGCGATCTACCGCATGAAGATCACCCGCCAAGGCAAACTGATCCTGAACAAATAGGCAGATGAAAATGACCGAGAGCCTCCGCCCCACTCCTTCCGAAATCCGCACCTACCGCGCCGAAAACCCGAAGATGCGCGAGCGTGATATCGCAGCCCAGCTTGGCGTTTCCGAAGCCGCTCTCGTCGCTGCCGAATGTGGGCTGTCCGCCGTGCGCATCGACGCCGATGCCAACCGCTTCCTGTCGCGCGTCGAGGAACTCGGCGAAGTCATGGCGCTGACCCGCAACGAAAGCGCGGTTCATGAAAAGATCGGCGTCTACGAGAAGATCACCACCGGCGAGATGGCGAGCATCGTGCTTGGCGAACAGATCGATCTGCGCGTTTTCCCGAGCGCCTGGGTGCACGCTTTTGCCGTGACGAAGACCGACGACAAGGGCGAAGTCCGCAAGAGCCTGCAGTTCTTCGACAAGTGGGGCAATGCGGTGCACAAGGTGCATCTGCGCCCGGAATCGAATGTCGCGGCCTATGACAAGATCGTCGCGGATTTCCGCCTTGACGACCAGGCGCAGGACTTCACCCCCGACTTGAGCGTGCCGGCAACCGACGACAAGCCGGAGACCGTGGTCGATGCTGTCGAACTGCGCGACCGCTGGACGAAAATGACGGACACGCACCAGTTCCACGGTATTCTGCGCAAGCTGAAGATCGGCCGTCGTCAGGCGCTCAGCAACATCGGCGAGGATTTCGCCTGGCAGCTCGACCCCTCCAGCATCGAAGCGATGATGCGCGAAAGCGCCGAAGCCGAATTGCCGATCATGTGCTTCGTCGGCAACCGCGGCGTGATCCAGATTCACTCCGGCCCGATCGCCAAGATCGCGCCGATGGGCCCGTGGCTCAACGTCATGGACCCGACCTTCCACCTGCATCTGCGTACCGATCATATCGCCGAACTCTGGGCCGTGCGCAAGCCGACCGCCGACGGCCACGTCACCTCGATCGAGGCGCTGGACGCCAAGGGCGAGATGATCATCCAGTTCTTCGGCAAGCGGAAGGAAGGTCTCGCGGAGCGTCCGGAATGGCGCACGATCGCCGAAGGCTTGGCGCGCCGCGACACGACTGTCGCCGCCTGAGGACAGGATAGGACACTCAGATGATCAACGGCCTCGACTTCCGTCGCCTTCGCCGCTCAGGACTGGCGCTCGCCGCCTTTGCCCTTGCGGCTCCCTTCCTGCTTCCGGCGGTGGCGCCCGGCGCCCCCTCCTTCATCCGGCCGGCGATGGCCGAGGACATGCAGAAGTCCGACGTCTCACGCGTTGTTTCCGTCGGCGGAGCTATCACCGAGATCATCTACGCGCTCGGCGAGGAAGGTCGCCTCGTCGGTCGCGATTCCACCAGCACCTATCCGGAAGCGGCGAAGGCGCTGCCCGATGTCGGCTATATGCGCCAGCTCGCACCGGAAGGCATCATTGCGGCCAACCCGAGCGCCATAATCGCCGTCGAAGGCAGCGGCCCGCCGGAGGCTTTGGCGGTGCTGAAACAAGCGAACATCGCCTTTACCAGCGTGCCCGAGACTTTCGACAAGGTCGGCATCCCCTCGAAGATCCGCGCCGTCGGCGCCTTCCTGGGTGTAGAGGACAAGGCCGAAGCCCTGGCAAAGAGCGTCGAAGCCGACCTCGATGCCGCAGTCGCCGAGAGTTCCGCCCGTCCGCAAGCCGAACGCAAGCGCGTGCTTTTCATCCTGAGCACCCAGGGTGGAAAGGTCATGGCATCGGGACAGGGAACTGCCGCTAACGGCATCATCGAGCTTGCCGGTGCCGTCAACGCGGTCGGCACCTTCCCCGGCTACAAGGCACTGACCGACGAGGCGATCATCGAAGCCAAGCCCGATGTCGTCCTGATGATGGATCGCGGCGGCGAGCATTCCGCCGAGGCCAAAGAGCTCTTCGCCCTGCCGGCACTGAGCCTCACGCCGGCCGCAAAGAACGAAGCGCTGATCCGCATGGACGGTCTGCACCTGCTCGGCTTTGGCCCGCGCACCGCAAGTGCCGTCCGCGAACTGAATGCCGCCATCTACGGGAAGAAGGCCAATGCCTCGCAGTGAGGCATTGGACCGCGGCATGCGCCTGACCGCTTTCGCCGCCGACATCCGCAGCGAGTGGCGCTCCGGCAACCGTTCGCGGCTGGCGCGTCTCGTCATCGTCGCCCTGATCGCGTTTGCCGCCGCGACCTTCGTCGGCTCGATCATGACCGGTGCGGCCGATGCGTCGCTCTCAAACGTCTGGCGCTGGCTGATCGGTGAAGCCGATCAGGGCTTGAGCATCCGCGACCGCATCATC encodes:
- a CDS encoding energy transducer TonB family protein, with the translated sequence MKRIVIWTGAAVISLATHGVVLATLFGSSPLEDEPALTVGGVTTEVAILGDAFSETLQAGDPSEIVEPTEDVPDEVEPEEITPVEDTTSTTPEIVAEQPSNLIATEADVILPAEEMPTLQVAEAVVTASAAPAETVVPEEKPEVEEPKKEKVEKKEPVKKKKVTRKKAGDKGEQQQTQVKGQADGDINGNTATATGEGRAASVIGSAGEENYKGKVRAKVQRVFLRKSRSIRRGEGDTVTVAFVVSANGSLASVNLVRSSGSDRLDKAAVDSVRSAAPFAAIPAGSGRSSWSFSVPMSVN
- the hemP gene encoding hemin uptake protein HemP; protein product: MTNDSDLARPSEPPIKAGRAQRIIESRELFGSENEILISHDGAIYRMKITRQGKLILNK
- a CDS encoding hemin-degrading factor, with translation MTESLRPTPSEIRTYRAENPKMRERDIAAQLGVSEAALVAAECGLSAVRIDADANRFLSRVEELGEVMALTRNESAVHEKIGVYEKITTGEMASIVLGEQIDLRVFPSAWVHAFAVTKTDDKGEVRKSLQFFDKWGNAVHKVHLRPESNVAAYDKIVADFRLDDQAQDFTPDLSVPATDDKPETVVDAVELRDRWTKMTDTHQFHGILRKLKIGRRQALSNIGEDFAWQLDPSSIEAMMRESAEAELPIMCFVGNRGVIQIHSGPIAKIAPMGPWLNVMDPTFHLHLRTDHIAELWAVRKPTADGHVTSIEALDAKGEMIIQFFGKRKEGLAERPEWRTIAEGLARRDTTVAA
- a CDS encoding heme/hemin ABC transporter substrate-binding protein, with translation MINGLDFRRLRRSGLALAAFALAAPFLLPAVAPGAPSFIRPAMAEDMQKSDVSRVVSVGGAITEIIYALGEEGRLVGRDSTSTYPEAAKALPDVGYMRQLAPEGIIAANPSAIIAVEGSGPPEALAVLKQANIAFTSVPETFDKVGIPSKIRAVGAFLGVEDKAEALAKSVEADLDAAVAESSARPQAERKRVLFILSTQGGKVMASGQGTAANGIIELAGAVNAVGTFPGYKALTDEAIIEAKPDVVLMMDRGGEHSAEAKELFALPALSLTPAAKNEALIRMDGLHLLGFGPRTASAVRELNAAIYGKKANASQ